Proteins encoded together in one Pontiella desulfatans window:
- a CDS encoding inositol monophosphatase family protein, translating to MKLTEEDLQKLANLAIDAAVRTGKFISESQPGKVEHKGTGESLATDVVTEVDRQSQELILKILNPSLEEYDLALLTEESPDDGSRLEKDYFWCIDPIDGTLQFIEGTPGYAVSIALISKEGIPQIGVVYDPWTHTLYHAVRGGGAFRNSNPWKLPNVGNRLRIFTDRHESEGPKFKPMVKAMDAESGTYGGAVMNALWCLENPPACYFKFPTTGNLGGSFWDFAAITCIYNELDLWASDVQGHTLQLNRPEAITLSHCGVLFATDPTHAKQFIQLNANPMFA from the coding sequence ATGAAACTGACGGAAGAAGACCTACAGAAACTGGCCAACCTCGCCATCGATGCCGCCGTGCGGACGGGAAAGTTTATATCTGAATCACAACCGGGCAAGGTTGAACATAAAGGCACCGGTGAATCGCTGGCTACAGACGTCGTGACCGAGGTGGACCGCCAAAGTCAGGAACTCATCCTTAAGATTCTGAACCCCAGCCTTGAGGAATACGATCTGGCCCTGCTGACGGAAGAGAGCCCGGACGACGGTAGCCGGTTGGAGAAAGACTATTTCTGGTGCATCGACCCGATTGACGGAACCCTTCAGTTTATTGAGGGGACTCCGGGCTATGCCGTTTCCATTGCCTTGATTTCCAAGGAAGGCATTCCGCAGATCGGCGTGGTGTACGATCCCTGGACGCACACGCTGTATCACGCGGTTCGAGGAGGCGGTGCCTTCCGGAATTCCAATCCCTGGAAACTTCCAAACGTTGGAAACCGGCTGCGCATATTCACGGACCGCCACGAGTCAGAAGGACCGAAGTTCAAGCCCATGGTCAAGGCGATGGATGCTGAATCCGGCACCTACGGCGGAGCCGTGATGAATGCGCTCTGGTGCCTGGAAAATCCGCCGGCCTGTTATTTTAAGTTTCCAACCACCGGAAACCTCGGCGGCTCATTCTGGGATTTTGCAGCCATCACCTGCATATACAATGAGCTCGACCTCTGGGCCTCCGATGTACAAGGCCACACCCTTCAGCTAAACCGCCCGGAAGCAATCACTCTCAGCCATTGCGGCGTGCTGTTTGCCACAGATCCCACACACGCAAAACAGTTTATACAGCTGAACGCGAATCCGATGTTTGCTTAA
- a CDS encoding ArdC family protein: MKKNARNKINEMITQKMVERISATGTLPWRKPWVSQDARPQNLVSRKPYRGVNAFLLHMMGYAQPYFLTMKQANQLGGKVLKGEHSMPVVFWKFVEPDETSTDPDKQRGYAMLRYYHVFNVAQCEGIPERKIPKLEKPDREICPIMEAEQLIEDMANKPAIEYGRTYAAYNPLTDTVHMPPQEMFLSDEAFFATCFHEIIHSVGHSSRLARKGVTDAVRFGSHEYSKEELVAEMGAAFLCGHCGILPAVEDNSAAYLNGWLERLKADPSMLVSAGQQAQKAYDYIVAEKLEPVMA; the protein is encoded by the coding sequence ATGAAGAAGAACGCACGAAATAAGATCAATGAAATGATTACGCAGAAAATGGTTGAGCGGATCAGCGCAACCGGAACACTGCCGTGGCGCAAGCCATGGGTCTCGCAGGATGCGCGGCCGCAAAATCTGGTTAGCCGGAAACCATACCGGGGAGTCAATGCCTTTCTGTTGCATATGATGGGCTACGCACAACCGTATTTCCTGACAATGAAGCAGGCGAACCAGCTCGGAGGAAAAGTCCTAAAGGGTGAGCATTCAATGCCGGTGGTTTTCTGGAAATTCGTGGAGCCGGATGAAACCAGCACGGATCCCGATAAACAAAGGGGCTATGCAATGCTTCGTTACTACCACGTGTTCAACGTGGCGCAGTGCGAGGGCATTCCCGAACGGAAGATTCCGAAGCTTGAAAAGCCGGATCGGGAGATATGTCCGATCATGGAAGCTGAACAGCTGATCGAGGATATGGCGAATAAGCCAGCGATTGAATACGGGCGCACCTATGCAGCGTACAATCCGTTGACGGACACCGTGCATATGCCGCCGCAGGAAATGTTTCTGAGCGACGAGGCATTTTTCGCTACGTGTTTTCATGAAATTATTCATAGCGTTGGCCACAGTTCGCGCCTTGCGCGGAAAGGTGTGACGGATGCGGTGCGCTTTGGATCGCATGAATATTCCAAAGAGGAACTCGTTGCCGAAATGGGTGCGGCTTTCCTTTGTGGCCATTGCGGAATCCTTCCAGCGGTGGAAGACAATTCTGCGGCCTATCTCAACGGCTGGTTGGAGCGGCTTAAGGCCGATCCGTCCATGCTGGTATCCGCCGGGCAACAGGCGCAGAAGGCATACGATTATATCGTGGCCGAAAAGCTGGAGCCGGTAATGGCATAA
- a CDS encoding 50S ribosomal protein L31: MKKEYEATFHETRSTYGVELDIDVPGNPHPVLVAQDVFGEIEEQMQLLVYPAGVDQETESAVSIRFNDDGSIAEVVVPDGAIVLKWEDTTVSDWLKRRDGQ, from the coding sequence ATGAAAAAGGAATATGAAGCAACCTTCCATGAAACCCGATCCACCTATGGAGTGGAACTGGACATCGACGTTCCAGGCAATCCCCATCCCGTGCTGGTTGCGCAGGATGTGTTTGGCGAGATAGAGGAGCAAATGCAGCTGCTGGTCTATCCGGCAGGGGTTGATCAAGAGACCGAGTCGGCGGTCAGCATCCGGTTCAACGATGACGGCAGTATTGCCGAAGTGGTGGTGCCCGATGGTGCCATTGTACTGAAGTGGGAAGATACAACGGTGTCGGACTGGCTGAAACGGAGGGACGGACAATGA
- a CDS encoding AAA family ATPase, whose amino-acid sequence MNTKLLEQLGIYGWSLEDENLAMASLLTGDPLLMVGAHGAAKTHAAGKIAQAMDWRFMAYDASKALFEDVLGFPNVESLKQGRVEYVPSAVTVWDKQFVLIDEINRAVPELQAKWLEIIRSRKIMGFETEVKWVWSAMNPMGRQYNGTQQMDAALIGRYAIFLYPPEALDMDEEDRIKVLRHINGDDAPSIGEWCPQSETKTVGKEQTVATGKQIREVLLMAGSLFQSLEKDFQSLGEFLSRLAVLVMKETDGNVKLDGRRLGFIYRNLLANRAIELARQALYGNYLPAFAQSAKKVILSSIPMGLNDEGINREEMLHKVEVCLDLLADYFSEGGNFQRVETVYRLFTTTDLFEKAEILLGENLSEMVKLKAWNDLCDTSESITPLAYIALRVEANHPGKIPSELLEKVGGQIDLQNLETDSIPGLRGQHIELLESVEALLDQPDDLRRMIAYQEVRGLVMWPRLDAVDISKTAERIKSTAARIESLLGKG is encoded by the coding sequence ATGAATACAAAACTACTGGAACAACTGGGCATCTATGGATGGAGCCTGGAAGATGAAAACCTGGCAATGGCCTCGCTGTTGACAGGCGATCCGCTGCTGATGGTCGGCGCGCATGGCGCGGCCAAGACCCATGCAGCGGGAAAAATTGCGCAGGCGATGGACTGGAGGTTCATGGCCTACGATGCCAGCAAGGCATTGTTTGAAGACGTCCTGGGTTTCCCGAATGTGGAGAGCCTGAAACAGGGGCGAGTGGAATATGTGCCGAGTGCAGTCACGGTATGGGACAAGCAGTTTGTGCTGATCGATGAGATCAACCGCGCGGTTCCCGAACTGCAGGCCAAATGGCTGGAGATTATCCGTTCCCGCAAGATCATGGGATTTGAGACCGAGGTTAAATGGGTCTGGAGCGCCATGAATCCGATGGGACGGCAGTACAATGGCACCCAGCAGATGGATGCCGCATTGATCGGTCGCTACGCCATCTTCCTTTATCCACCGGAAGCGTTGGATATGGATGAAGAAGACCGCATCAAGGTGCTGCGCCATATCAATGGCGACGATGCACCAAGCATTGGAGAATGGTGCCCGCAGTCGGAAACCAAAACCGTTGGCAAGGAGCAGACGGTTGCAACTGGAAAGCAGATCCGCGAAGTCCTCTTAATGGCGGGATCGCTTTTCCAATCATTGGAAAAGGATTTCCAATCATTGGGTGAATTCCTCTCCAGACTGGCGGTGCTGGTAATGAAGGAGACGGACGGCAACGTTAAGCTGGATGGACGTCGGTTGGGTTTCATCTACCGCAACCTGCTAGCCAACCGGGCAATCGAGCTGGCACGGCAGGCATTGTATGGAAACTATCTGCCTGCATTTGCGCAGAGCGCGAAGAAGGTGATCCTGTCGAGCATCCCCATGGGATTGAACGACGAAGGGATCAACCGCGAGGAAATGCTGCACAAGGTGGAGGTCTGCCTGGATTTGTTGGCGGACTATTTCAGCGAAGGCGGAAACTTCCAACGGGTGGAGACGGTCTATCGGCTGTTCACGACAACCGACCTGTTCGAGAAGGCAGAAATCCTGCTCGGTGAAAACCTGTCGGAAATGGTGAAGCTCAAGGCGTGGAACGACCTGTGCGACACGTCGGAGTCGATCACGCCTTTGGCTTATATCGCATTGCGTGTCGAAGCTAACCATCCCGGGAAAATTCCGTCGGAACTGCTGGAAAAGGTGGGCGGCCAAATCGACCTGCAAAACCTGGAAACAGATAGTATTCCAGGATTAAGAGGCCAACACATCGAGCTGCTTGAAAGCGTTGAAGCCCTCTTGGATCAACCCGACGACCTGCGGCGTATGATCGCCTATCAAGAAGTGCGTGGTCTCGTGATGTGGCCACGGCTTGACGCAGTTGACATTAGCAAGACCGCAGAACGAATCAAATCAACTGCGGCTCGGATCGAGTCGTTGCTGGGGAAAGGATAA
- a CDS encoding ATPase → MKSHVGMEQKVCPVCGQAFDTGAILLDKRLRNTLERKTVTGWDLCPEHAKQWEKGYIALVECDPEKSTFTDGTIKPQDAYRTGRIVHIRKAAADRIFDVEIKSPVAFVEPGVVDALEKMQEGETSGD, encoded by the coding sequence ATGAAGAGCCATGTTGGAATGGAACAAAAGGTGTGTCCGGTTTGCGGTCAAGCCTTCGATACGGGAGCAATCTTGCTGGACAAGCGCCTGCGGAACACGCTGGAGCGGAAGACGGTCACGGGATGGGACTTGTGTCCGGAGCATGCGAAGCAGTGGGAGAAGGGATATATCGCGCTCGTTGAATGCGATCCTGAAAAATCCACATTCACTGACGGAACGATAAAACCGCAGGATGCCTATCGCACCGGGCGCATCGTCCATATCCGAAAGGCGGCCGCCGACCGTATCTTCGATGTGGAGATAAAATCACCGGTGGCGTTTGTCGAACCGGGCGTCGTGGACGCGCTGGAGAAAATGCAGGAAGGAGAGACAAGCGGAGACTGA
- a CDS encoding DUF2201 family putative metallopeptidase, producing MHLITLETVRQMMKRELGADSFVAGIVASVKADPKIPTACINATGTMKYNPDFVSEHVKTEQDLFCLVFHEILHPAFGHFVHKRDEISNIACDAIINALISQFYGQSSGGGSLFERFYNVQGLESILRPNSKHRNSRYSYLYQHLYPKWTHHDVLSAGEVIQTLKMLVPQSAGRPKLIGSHGAANHWNSEQLQDIAQEIGTRVQEHSGCSGGMFDSLRKMIVEIMKTKRSIRQELLLNYSTRKRLDAFFCTEREMRRTTSPFPINPCRRDMVLLSADIWPGFFRNRQPEIKNSREGIAIFLDVSGSVNQSLPGIVGLLARYRRNIRSVYQFSNAVSEITMDALLRGYVETTYGTDFNCIAKTILTEEFTRAVIITDGYATMSETNQSALHEAGIQLLTILFGNHNNGDVLRPFGEVMNLNEITEGAIK from the coding sequence ATGCACCTGATTACATTGGAAACAGTACGGCAGATGATGAAGCGCGAGTTGGGCGCGGATTCGTTTGTTGCGGGGATCGTGGCTTCGGTGAAGGCCGATCCCAAAATCCCGACGGCATGTATCAATGCCACGGGAACCATGAAATACAATCCGGACTTTGTTTCGGAGCATGTGAAGACGGAGCAGGATTTGTTCTGCCTTGTCTTTCATGAAATTCTGCATCCGGCATTTGGGCACTTTGTCCATAAGCGGGATGAAATCAGCAATATTGCCTGCGACGCGATCATCAACGCGTTGATCAGTCAGTTCTACGGCCAGTCGTCGGGTGGCGGTTCGTTGTTTGAGCGTTTCTATAATGTCCAGGGATTGGAATCAATCCTTCGACCAAACAGCAAGCATCGGAACAGCCGGTACAGCTATCTATATCAGCATCTTTATCCGAAATGGACGCACCACGATGTGCTCAGCGCGGGGGAGGTGATCCAGACCCTGAAGATGTTGGTGCCGCAATCCGCCGGCCGACCGAAACTAATCGGTTCGCATGGCGCGGCCAATCATTGGAACTCAGAACAGTTGCAAGACATTGCCCAAGAGATCGGGACACGAGTGCAGGAGCATAGCGGTTGCAGTGGAGGCATGTTCGACAGTCTTCGGAAAATGATTGTTGAGATCATGAAGACGAAGCGAAGCATTCGCCAGGAGTTGCTATTGAACTACAGCACCCGCAAACGGCTAGATGCTTTTTTTTGCACGGAACGCGAAATGCGACGAACAACGTCGCCGTTTCCTATCAATCCGTGCCGACGCGACATGGTGTTGCTAAGCGCGGATATCTGGCCGGGGTTCTTTCGGAACCGTCAGCCGGAGATTAAGAACAGTCGGGAAGGCATTGCCATTTTTCTCGATGTATCGGGATCGGTAAACCAGTCGTTGCCGGGGATCGTCGGGCTGCTGGCAAGGTATCGGAGAAATATTCGCTCGGTCTACCAGTTCAGCAATGCGGTTTCGGAAATCACAATGGACGCGCTATTGCGCGGCTATGTGGAGACCACCTACGGCACCGACTTTAACTGCATCGCAAAAACGATCCTCACCGAGGAATTCACGCGGGCGGTAATCATTACCGACGGCTATGCCACAATGAGTGAAACGAACCAGTCGGCCTTGCATGAAGCCGGCATCCAACTACTGACCATCCTGTTTGGCAATCACAACAACGGAGACGTGTTGCGGCCGTTTGGGGAGGTCATGAACCTGAATGAAATAACAGAAGGAGCAATAAAATGA
- a CDS encoding ImmA/IrrE family metallo-endopeptidase, with translation MLNVIPDRKTAIEIEGQMKRILRDLGNPEPPFKIEDALYLLELDRKYYSCADEGFRQEVIHRIKVAGKQLISRPSLLGEVISKADLKALWLPDSKQILIDQNMPPLKHRWAEVHEIAHSVIPWHKQFCLGDPAQTLSSSCRIQIENEANYGGGNLVFLGERFKLEAADYSCNLESVKTLANIYGNTITSTLYRFVEQAHDHLPMFGVVCDHWFDSNIVFNAQNPCEHLIFSESFRNRFSNFDQHQAFDLIRGYCSQRKGGLLGEVEATVLDDNGEAHYFRMESFSNSYKILTLAVYMNPIAPQICL, from the coding sequence ATGCTGAATGTAATTCCTGATAGAAAAACAGCTATAGAGATAGAGGGTCAAATGAAAAGGATTCTCCGTGATCTGGGGAATCCTGAGCCTCCATTCAAAATAGAGGATGCACTGTATTTATTGGAATTGGACAGGAAATATTATTCATGTGCGGACGAAGGTTTCCGGCAAGAGGTTATTCATAGAATAAAGGTTGCGGGGAAGCAGTTGATTTCTCGACCCAGTCTGCTCGGAGAAGTAATCAGTAAAGCTGATTTAAAGGCGTTGTGGTTGCCGGATTCAAAACAAATACTCATTGATCAGAATATGCCACCATTGAAACATAGATGGGCAGAAGTGCATGAAATAGCCCATTCTGTCATCCCGTGGCATAAGCAGTTTTGTCTTGGTGACCCCGCTCAAACTCTAAGTTCCTCCTGTAGAATTCAGATAGAAAATGAAGCAAATTATGGAGGGGGAAACTTGGTTTTTTTGGGTGAGCGATTCAAGTTAGAGGCAGCAGATTATTCCTGCAATCTTGAATCAGTTAAAACTCTTGCAAATATTTATGGAAATACAATTACCTCAACTTTGTATAGATTTGTGGAGCAGGCGCACGACCATCTTCCGATGTTTGGCGTGGTGTGTGATCATTGGTTTGATTCAAACATAGTTTTTAATGCCCAAAATCCATGCGAGCATTTGATTTTCTCAGAATCTTTCCGAAATCGATTTTCAAATTTTGATCAACATCAGGCGTTTGACTTGATCCGTGGGTATTGCTCACAAAGAAAGGGCGGTTTGTTGGGTGAAGTGGAGGCTACGGTGTTGGACGATAATGGAGAGGCTCATTATTTTCGGATGGAGAGTTTTTCAAATAGCTACAAGATACTGACTCTGGCGGTTTATATGAATCCTATAGCACCCCAAATTTGTTTGTAG
- a CDS encoding multiubiquitin domain-containing protein has product MTEKHNEAEVVELEVYAKARKPVPKDCKLFRIRIDREKYLVQQAALTGAELLKLADKKPDQYRILFKKCNGKTVEVPLDTHFSFLDPGIERFMTQKRTAQEG; this is encoded by the coding sequence ATGACAGAAAAACATAATGAAGCAGAAGTTGTAGAACTCGAGGTGTATGCCAAAGCCCGCAAGCCTGTACCAAAGGATTGCAAACTATTCCGTATCAGAATTGACCGGGAAAAATATCTCGTTCAGCAAGCAGCGCTTACTGGTGCGGAGTTGCTAAAGCTCGCCGACAAGAAACCGGATCAATACCGGATACTGTTTAAAAAATGCAACGGTAAGACAGTTGAAGTCCCATTGGATACGCACTTCAGCTTCCTCGACCCCGGAATCGAACGCTTTATGACCCAAAAACGTACCGCTCAGGAGGGTTGA
- a CDS encoding E2/UBC family protein, translating to MRRDFTPYDEDLAYLESLGTPWEAVREGSRLWYILHEYQPPTGYIPEAVSAAFMLPPAYPSTQIDMVYFHPPLKRGDGKNPAALANHNLDGKQWQRWSRHRPAPVDWKDGVDFLGTHVAYIEGVISAEVEGA from the coding sequence ATGCGTCGCGACTTCACCCCCTATGACGAGGATCTTGCGTACCTAGAGAGCCTTGGGACACCCTGGGAAGCTGTGCGCGAAGGAAGCCGCCTCTGGTATATTCTTCATGAATACCAGCCTCCTACGGGGTATATACCTGAAGCAGTTTCGGCAGCATTCATGCTGCCCCCGGCCTATCCTTCCACACAAATCGACATGGTTTATTTCCACCCACCCTTAAAGCGGGGCGATGGAAAAAATCCTGCCGCCCTTGCCAACCACAATCTCGATGGAAAGCAATGGCAACGCTGGTCACGGCATCGCCCTGCCCCGGTGGATTGGAAAGACGGTGTCGATTTTCTAGGAACCCATGTGGCCTATATTGAAGGCGTCATCTCAGCCGAAGTCGAAGGAGCATAA
- a CDS encoding ThiF family adenylyltransferase, translated as MQYKLRIAGIHYAELRDALYPGDWKEAGAIAVCGRRGSEGCTTLLVQKIHAVPFGAYQSREPDYLEWDTQWMIDVLNHAESEDLSLIKFHSHPGGGSFFSERDDLTDIGILNEWSILYDRATPHGSVIMLPDGELFGRMGYAGHQFIPIESIAVAGNQLHYWQPTDQECVFSDAESRNLQTFGAGTTAILKRLKVGVIGCSGTGSIVVEQLARLGVGHLVLVDPDIVEKKNLNRVLNTTEEDAVNERSKVDVLSDAIQKMGFETQVTRIATNLVAPKPIQEIASCDVVFGCVDGAEGRHILNRISSYYVIPYFDVGIDLQASEHGGISQVTGAVHYIQPGGSSLLSRGIYSQEEVEAEALRRSDPELYANHLKQNYIAGVKEDSPAVLPINMHYASLLVLEFLARIHKYRITDDAELAIQQYNLEDVDNVYRAEDGLPCAALAKRVGRGDTTPLLDIIGLE; from the coding sequence ATGCAGTACAAATTAAGAATAGCAGGCATTCATTATGCTGAATTAAGAGATGCGCTATATCCCGGCGACTGGAAAGAAGCAGGGGCTATCGCAGTTTGTGGCCGGCGTGGTTCAGAAGGATGCACCACCTTGCTCGTGCAGAAAATCCATGCAGTTCCATTTGGTGCGTATCAGTCCCGTGAACCCGACTATCTTGAGTGGGATACACAATGGATGATCGACGTTCTCAACCACGCTGAATCAGAGGATCTTTCCTTGATTAAATTCCATAGCCATCCAGGTGGCGGGTCTTTCTTTTCAGAACGGGATGATCTGACAGATATCGGCATTTTGAACGAATGGTCTATTTTGTATGACCGCGCCACGCCACACGGAAGTGTCATAATGCTGCCAGATGGCGAACTTTTTGGGCGAATGGGATATGCCGGTCATCAGTTTATCCCGATAGAATCAATAGCTGTTGCCGGCAATCAATTACATTATTGGCAGCCAACGGATCAGGAGTGCGTCTTTAGCGATGCTGAGTCCCGAAACCTCCAGACCTTCGGTGCAGGAACCACCGCAATTCTGAAGCGACTTAAGGTTGGCGTGATCGGATGCTCCGGCACTGGCAGTATAGTTGTCGAACAATTGGCGCGCCTGGGAGTCGGACATTTGGTTCTTGTGGATCCCGACATTGTCGAGAAAAAGAACCTAAACCGAGTCCTTAACACGACCGAAGAGGACGCTGTTAACGAACGATCAAAGGTGGATGTATTAAGCGATGCGATTCAGAAAATGGGATTTGAAACGCAGGTTACTCGCATTGCGACCAACCTGGTCGCACCAAAACCCATCCAAGAAATTGCGTCATGCGACGTGGTTTTTGGATGCGTGGATGGCGCAGAGGGTCGCCATATCCTTAATCGGATTTCTTCATACTATGTGATTCCGTATTTTGATGTAGGAATTGATCTCCAGGCTAGCGAGCATGGAGGCATCTCCCAGGTTACAGGAGCCGTGCACTACATTCAGCCGGGAGGCTCAAGCCTGTTGAGCAGAGGTATCTACTCCCAGGAAGAGGTCGAAGCCGAAGCATTAAGAAGATCAGATCCTGAGCTCTACGCTAATCATCTGAAGCAAAACTATATTGCTGGCGTTAAAGAAGACAGCCCAGCCGTTCTGCCAATCAACATGCACTATGCCAGCCTGCTGGTGCTGGAGTTCCTTGCTAGAATCCACAAATACCGAATTACAGACGATGCCGAATTGGCAATACAGCAGTACAACCTTGAAGACGTTGATAATGTTTATCGGGCAGAAGACGGCTTACCTTGCGCTGCCCTGGCGAAGCGAGTCGGCCGAGGGGACACCACCCCGCTACTGGACATCATCGGATTGGAATGA
- a CDS encoding DUF6527 family protein, which produces MFKCPCGCGDRVELNILQDCWPCWRYSEQETGLMSIYPSVWLIHDCGAHFSVHGSSIKWHWGVNRHSSGFQHCQESD; this is translated from the coding sequence ATGTTCAAATGTCCCTGTGGGTGTGGCGACCGTGTGGAGCTGAATATTCTCCAGGATTGTTGGCCATGCTGGCGTTATTCCGAACAGGAAACTGGATTGATGTCGATATATCCATCAGTATGGTTAATCCATGATTGCGGAGCACACTTTTCTGTCCACGGCAGCAGCATTAAATGGCATTGGGGTGTGAACAGACATAGTTCTGGCTTTCAGCACTGCCAAGAGTCGGACTGA
- a CDS encoding ATP-binding protein — MIFEESLKKLADYIGKSKALKIWRQHQLSDSAGKRDIEALVELQLERKFGVNPLVENGLHIPPEGNAAGQYELGKVLAHDQVLYPFGICEDEFIQHMAIFGRSGAGKTNTVALLIKELVRHKKPFLIFDWKRNYRDLLAHDVPLEIYTVGRPVHPLHFNPLIPPPGTDLKVWLKKLIEIISHAYFLGEGVMFILLEAIDAVYTKYGCYTADPERFPTLKDVLEFLEKMPVKGRKAMWLDSTMRAVQSLCFGQVSDVINTESQSGIQELLDKNVCLELNSLAHNEKIFLIETLMVWIHHCRMLEPDRETFKHCVIVEEAHNILTNTGKETVIDLLLREIREMGESIVLVDQHPSQISVPALGNTYCTIALNMKHSKDINSLAEMMRIPREHREVLGLLPIGHAVVKLQSRFIFPFEIQIPKVDLEKGSVTDAHLIQRYGTYSKDSSRESPDKADSNPTKDVPHIHRIGKNEPGTSLTEVEKKLMKDIYRNPFDGVVKRYSRLTISRRRGNHAKQGLILKGLIHPVDIPTRTGKVVLLDFTPDMRDAMKRNNVEVAKRKEGGLIHNYWKNEIRRKLDREGWTVELEKPIGNNQCIDLHAEKEGKRMAVEIETGSRGADNIQKLLELGFDQIISFSTAESVKHKTLRDLKSRNISVDNLRFISDPNNL; from the coding sequence ATGATCTTTGAGGAATCGCTCAAGAAACTGGCCGACTATATCGGCAAATCCAAGGCGCTTAAAATCTGGCGCCAGCACCAGTTGAGCGACAGCGCCGGCAAGCGCGATATCGAAGCCTTGGTGGAGCTTCAGCTCGAACGAAAATTCGGCGTCAACCCGCTCGTTGAAAACGGACTCCATATTCCGCCGGAAGGGAATGCCGCCGGGCAGTATGAGCTGGGAAAGGTTCTGGCGCACGACCAGGTCTTGTATCCCTTTGGAATCTGCGAAGACGAGTTCATCCAGCACATGGCGATTTTTGGCCGGAGCGGCGCGGGGAAAACCAACACCGTAGCCCTGCTCATAAAAGAGCTGGTACGGCACAAAAAGCCTTTCCTGATTTTCGACTGGAAACGGAACTACCGCGATCTGCTGGCGCACGATGTTCCACTGGAAATCTACACCGTTGGCCGACCCGTTCATCCGCTGCATTTCAATCCGCTGATCCCGCCGCCGGGCACCGACTTGAAGGTCTGGCTCAAGAAACTGATCGAGATTATCAGTCATGCGTATTTTCTGGGGGAGGGGGTCATGTTCATTCTTCTGGAGGCCATCGATGCCGTCTACACAAAATACGGATGCTACACCGCCGACCCTGAACGGTTCCCGACCTTGAAGGATGTTCTGGAGTTTCTCGAAAAGATGCCTGTTAAAGGCCGGAAGGCCATGTGGCTCGATTCCACCATGCGTGCCGTTCAGAGCCTCTGCTTTGGACAGGTGTCCGACGTCATCAACACCGAGTCCCAATCCGGCATACAGGAACTGCTCGATAAAAACGTCTGCCTCGAACTCAATTCACTGGCGCACAACGAAAAGATCTTCCTTATAGAAACGCTGATGGTCTGGATCCACCACTGCCGGATGCTTGAACCCGACCGGGAAACCTTCAAGCACTGCGTCATTGTTGAGGAGGCGCACAACATCCTCACCAACACCGGCAAGGAAACCGTCATCGATCTCCTCCTGCGTGAAATCAGGGAGATGGGCGAATCCATCGTGCTGGTCGACCAGCATCCCAGCCAGATTTCCGTCCCGGCGCTCGGTAATACCTACTGCACCATCGCGCTCAACATGAAGCACAGCAAGGACATCAATTCCCTTGCCGAAATGATGCGTATCCCGCGGGAGCACCGCGAGGTGCTCGGACTCCTGCCCATCGGCCACGCCGTCGTAAAACTCCAGTCGCGCTTCATCTTCCCGTTCGAGATTCAGATCCCCAAGGTCGATCTCGAAAAGGGCTCCGTCACCGACGCGCATCTCATTCAGCGATACGGAACCTATTCCAAGGATTCCTCAAGGGAATCTCCGGATAAAGCGGATTCCAACCCAACCAAGGATGTTCCCCATATTCATAGAATAGGAAAGAACGAACCTGGAACCTCTCTTACTGAAGTGGAGAAAAAGCTCATGAAGGATATATACCGAAACCCGTTTGACGGAGTCGTAAAACGCTATTCACGGTTGACCATCAGCCGGAGACGCGGCAACCATGCCAAGCAGGGACTTATTCTAAAGGGCCTTATCCATCCCGTTGATATTCCAACTCGAACCGGAAAAGTGGTGCTGCTCGATTTTACCCCGGACATGCGTGACGCCATGAAACGAAACAACGTAGAGGTGGCCAAGCGGAAAGAGGGCGGCCTCATCCATAACTATTGGAAAAACGAGATCCGCCGAAAGCTAGACCGCGAGGGCTGGACGGTTGAGCTGGAAAAGCCCATCGGCAACAACCAATGCATAGACCTGCATGCCGAAAAGGAAGGGAAACGCATGGCCGTTGAAATCGAGACCGGATCACGGGGTGCCGACAATATCCAGAAACTGCTGGAACTCGGTTTTGATCAAATCATCAGTTTCAGCACCGCCGAATCCGTAAAGCACAAAACCCTGCGCGATCTCAAGTCGCGGAATATATCCGTCGACAACCTCCGGTTCATTTCCGATCCCAACAACCTCTAG